From a single Octopus sinensis linkage group LG5, ASM634580v1, whole genome shotgun sequence genomic region:
- the LOC115211852 gene encoding syntaxin-7 isoform X1, with the protein MSKAGKYGSTVREYRDDPDYGDTRNTDPENSNLYVDEILKQIGNNVFKINNGANNLNKAMKIIGTERDSNVLRDRIHETSQSTNEIVTETANLVKKIVRNRKLTQNRKFELERLRNDFEESFKKFTELQKKAAEKVRTAKPLRPPPGESLIDFEEDDQESLLQRQQREEQLMQQQEIIEEDTALILEREERIRQLEGDILDVNEIFRELGTLVHEQGDVIDSIEANVDNGYSRVESGMQQLTKAASHQPASPLASDPSSPLPREYLPNLQNPANHHSSTDMAP; encoded by the exons ATGTCGAAGGCTGGTAAATATGGCTCTACTGTTCGTGAATACAGAGATGATCCAGATTATGGTGACACTCGTAACACTGACCCTGAAAACA gTAACCTGTATGTAGacgaaatattaaaacaaattggaaacaatgtttttaaaataaacaatggaG CTAATAATTTGAACAAGGCTATGAAGATTATTGGCACCGAAAGAGACAGTAATGTTTTAAGAGACAGAAT ACATGAAACTTCTCAATCTACAAATGAAATTGTTACAGAGACTGCTAATCTAGTAAAAAAAATTGTCCGAAATCGTAAACTTACGCAG AACAGAAAGTTTGAATTGGAAAGGTTGCGGAATGATTTcgaagaaagttttaaaaaatttactgaaCTTCAGAAA AAAGCAGCCGAGAAGGTTCGAACAGCAAAACCACTGCGACCCCCGCCAGGAGAGAGTCTAATCGATTTTGAG gAGGATGACCAGGAATCCCTACTACAGCGACAACAGCGAGAAGAACAGTTGATGCAGCAACAGGAAATTATTGAAGAAGACACTGCCTTGATccttgagagagaagagaggataaGACAGCTGGAG GGTGACATTCTGGATGTGAATGAAATCTTTCGAGAACTTGGGACCTTGGTCCATGAACAGGGAGACGTAATAG ATTCCATTGAAGCCAATGTAGATAATGGGTATTCACGAGTTGAAAGTGGAATGCAGCAGTTAACTAAAGCTGCATCACATCAG CCTGCAAGCCCTCTTGCCTCTGATCCTTCTAGTCCCTTGCCAAGAGAATATCTACCAAATTTACAGAATCCTGCTAATCATCACTCTTCAACCGACATGGCTCCGTAA